The Corynebacterium vitaeruminis DSM 20294 genome window below encodes:
- a CDS encoding Fpg/Nei family DNA glycosylase translates to MPEGHVIHRLARELRTHFADTTPEVSSPQGRFAAQASLIDGHRLVGAQAFGKHLFVEFDSPTPERIVYIHLGLIGKLHFEPLAETKGQIRLRIAGEDVAANLRGPQWCRLITEEDQGVAVGKLGEDPLRADADPERVRAKVARSNRSIGSLLMDQHLLAGVGNIFRAETLFRLGISPFMPGRELGERFDAVWEDLTGLMAYGVDHGRIDTVRPEHTPEAMGRPPRKDDHGGEVYVYRRAGMPCHVCGTPILEKVMEGRNLFWCPTCQPEP, encoded by the coding sequence GCGCGAGCTGCGCACCCACTTCGCCGACACCACGCCCGAGGTCTCCTCGCCGCAGGGGCGGTTTGCCGCGCAGGCGTCGCTTATCGACGGCCACAGGCTGGTCGGCGCGCAGGCCTTCGGCAAGCACCTGTTCGTGGAGTTCGACTCCCCCACCCCCGAGCGGATCGTCTACATCCACCTAGGTCTTATCGGCAAGCTCCACTTCGAGCCGCTCGCCGAGACGAAGGGCCAGATCCGCCTGCGCATCGCGGGCGAGGACGTGGCGGCCAACCTGCGCGGGCCCCAGTGGTGCCGCCTCATCACCGAGGAGGACCAAGGCGTAGCCGTCGGCAAGCTGGGCGAAGACCCCCTGCGCGCCGACGCCGACCCCGAGCGCGTCAGGGCGAAGGTGGCGCGCTCGAACCGCTCGATCGGCTCGCTGCTCATGGACCAGCACCTGTTAGCCGGCGTGGGCAACATCTTCCGCGCGGAGACGCTCTTCCGGCTGGGGATCAGCCCGTTTATGCCGGGCCGCGAGCTGGGCGAACGCTTCGACGCGGTGTGGGAGGACCTCACCGGGCTCATGGCCTACGGCGTCGACCACGGTCGCATCGACACCGTGCGTCCCGAGCACACCCCAGAGGCGATGGGCCGCCCGCCGCGCAAGGACGACCACGGCGGCGAGGTCTACGTCTACCGCCGCGCGGGGATGCCCTGCCACGTGTGCGGCACCCCGATCCTGGAGAAGGTCATGGAGGGCCGAAATCTGTTCTGGTGCCCTACCTGTCAGCCCGAGCCGTAG
- a CDS encoding VanZ family protein: protein MTFTRMASQRITTFTFGVVLTWVMALTLFKDKLTIGGLWSTAAHANHRSLNLEPLYSWYHATVWYGPWMNTFGNILLFVPLTFLITGLLRRHVDHPALLAAAIGVALSFSIEVAQFVFAVGYSDIDDLIFNSLGGAIGAFAFTRMGARHRGMFVTVSLIGSLATLALMAASSSL from the coding sequence ATGACGTTTACACGAATGGCCTCGCAGAGAATCACCACCTTCACCTTTGGGGTGGTTCTCACGTGGGTCATGGCGCTGACGTTGTTCAAGGACAAGCTGACCATCGGCGGGCTGTGGTCGACGGCGGCGCACGCCAACCACCGCTCGCTCAACCTCGAGCCGCTCTACAGCTGGTACCACGCGACCGTCTGGTACGGGCCGTGGATGAACACCTTCGGCAACATCCTCCTGTTCGTCCCGCTCACCTTCCTCATCACCGGCCTGCTGCGGCGCCACGTCGACCACCCCGCGCTGCTGGCCGCGGCGATCGGCGTCGCGTTAAGCTTCAGCATCGAGGTCGCGCAGTTCGTCTTCGCGGTGGGCTACTCCGACATCGACGACCTCATCTTCAACTCGCTCGGCGGCGCGATCGGCGCCTTCGCCTTTACCCGCATGGGCGCCCGTCACCGCGGCATGTTCGTCACCGTCTCGCTCATTGGCTCGCTCGCCACACTCGCGCTCATGGCGGCCAGTTCCTCCCTCTAG
- a CDS encoding aldose epimerase family protein, which translates to MLTVVPFGSHIVAARAEGAEAEKLGEIFWLSQLASLEGPGAIRGGVPLIAPQFADLMDGPKHGWARTANWQLTPVDHGTLSIADYDDLLLEFFGVTTRTGVEVSLRAVNTGLAPRRVQVGLHPYFAVGDVEKLHVVGLEGADLYDRASNRRYTGANRTTFNGEFDRICRGTAKTVSIIDPVLGRRIDVTGQDNDAFVVWNPGRALAANISDIQPGGWRHFLCVEPARLGKDLDGVELGPGESAQVVMQVALSSL; encoded by the coding sequence ATGCTCACGGTAGTTCCTTTTGGTAGTCACATCGTCGCCGCCCGCGCGGAGGGGGCTGAGGCTGAGAAACTCGGGGAGATCTTCTGGCTCAGCCAGCTCGCCTCGCTCGAGGGGCCCGGCGCCATCCGGGGCGGCGTGCCGCTCATCGCCCCGCAGTTCGCGGACCTCATGGACGGCCCCAAGCACGGCTGGGCGCGCACCGCTAACTGGCAGCTCACGCCGGTCGACCACGGCACCCTGAGCATCGCCGACTACGACGACCTGCTGCTCGAGTTCTTCGGCGTGACCACCCGCACGGGCGTGGAGGTAAGCCTCCGCGCCGTCAACACCGGCCTCGCCCCGCGCCGGGTGCAGGTGGGGCTGCACCCGTACTTCGCGGTCGGCGACGTCGAGAAGCTGCACGTTGTGGGCCTGGAGGGGGCGGACCTCTACGACCGCGCGAGCAACCGGCGCTACACCGGCGCCAACCGAACCACCTTCAACGGCGAGTTCGATCGCATCTGCCGCGGGACGGCGAAGACCGTGAGCATCATCGACCCCGTCCTAGGCCGCCGGATCGACGTCACCGGCCAGGACAACGACGCCTTCGTGGTGTGGAACCCGGGCCGCGCGCTGGCCGCGAACATCTCCGACATCCAACCCGGCGGCTGGCGCCACTTCCTGTGCGTCGAGCCCGCGAGGTTGGGCAAGGACCTCGACGGTGTGGAGCTGGGCCCCGGCGAGAGCGCGCAGGTGGTCATGCAGGTCGCACTGTCCTCCCTGTAG
- a CDS encoding VanZ family protein has protein sequence MKKGVVWGSLLSYGLVIAALTLLKTHYRIGHLWSQHRQHVRSLELIPLDMIVYARSWFEPAFEYSGNVAFFVPLGLLLAVLLGGRKHPVRAATLMGFAVSLVIEATQFALAIGRTDIDDLWCNTLGAFLGAWLATKAGTRWQPVWVWFAILLEAVFAVVVAVFGRFGAAA, from the coding sequence ATGAAAAAGGGTGTCGTGTGGGGATCGCTTTTAAGCTATGGGCTGGTGATCGCGGCGCTGACGCTTCTCAAGACCCACTACCGCATCGGGCACCTGTGGAGCCAACACCGCCAGCACGTCCGCTCGCTCGAGCTGATCCCGCTCGACATGATCGTCTACGCCCGCTCGTGGTTCGAGCCCGCGTTCGAGTACTCCGGCAACGTCGCTTTCTTCGTCCCGCTCGGGCTGCTGCTCGCCGTGCTCCTGGGAGGCCGGAAGCACCCGGTGCGCGCCGCCACGCTGATGGGCTTTGCCGTGAGCCTTGTCATCGAGGCCACCCAGTTTGCGCTGGCCATCGGCCGAACCGACATCGACGATCTCTGGTGCAACACGCTCGGCGCCTTCCTCGGCGCGTGGCTGGCGACCAAGGCGGGAACCAGGTGGCAGCCGGTGTGGGTTTGGTTCGCCATCTTGCTCGAGGCGGTGTTTGCTGTGGTGGTGGCCGTATTTGGGCGGTTCGGGGCCGCCGCGTAA
- a CDS encoding FAD-binding dehydrogenase: MHPEPQADIIVVGSGLAGLVAAHEALKGGKRVVILEQENRNNLGGQAFWSLGGLYYVGSPEQRLMRVHDSHELAWRDWQNSAQYDDEAEDGRDYWPRKWGEAYVRFAAGEKRAYLKELGLNVLPTIGWAERGSGDASGHGNSVPRFHLTWGTGPEVVRVFREPLEQAEAEGRLEFRFRHRVDELIVGDEAGDRGGVVGVRGSILADTDLPRGEASSRTVVGEFELRGAAVVIATGGIGGNLDKVRAMWPRERWGECPNDMVTGVPAHVDGRGIDIASAAGAHLVNTDRMWHYPEGMMNWDPIWPGHGIRIIPGPSSLWLDATGQRLPTNLFPGSDNLAALAHIGRTGHGYSWFVLNKAIADKEFIFSGSEQNPDLTDRSFKKLAGKVGPGTHVAVKAFMDHGEDWVLAENLADLVRGMNELTGEGLIDEAALRAIIEDRDSQLGNPFSKDAQVNYIRIARGFLGDKIVRTAAPHRLLDPAKGPLIAVRIRVLTRKTLGGIETDLDGRCLDADGTVLPGLYACGEAAGFGGGGMHGKNALEGTFLGGCIHSGKRVGEALARL; encoded by the coding sequence ATGCATCCAGAACCCCAGGCGGACATCATCGTCGTCGGCTCCGGCCTCGCCGGCCTCGTCGCCGCGCACGAGGCCCTCAAGGGCGGCAAGCGCGTCGTCATCCTCGAGCAGGAAAACCGCAACAACCTCGGCGGCCAGGCGTTCTGGTCGCTCGGCGGCCTGTACTACGTGGGCAGCCCCGAGCAGAGGCTCATGCGCGTGCACGACTCCCACGAGCTGGCGTGGCGCGACTGGCAAAACTCGGCCCAGTACGACGACGAGGCGGAGGACGGCCGCGACTACTGGCCGCGCAAGTGGGGCGAGGCCTACGTCCGCTTCGCCGCCGGCGAGAAGCGCGCCTACCTCAAGGAGCTGGGGCTCAACGTGCTGCCCACGATCGGCTGGGCCGAGCGCGGCTCGGGCGACGCCTCCGGCCACGGCAACTCGGTCCCCCGCTTCCACCTGACCTGGGGCACCGGGCCCGAGGTGGTGCGCGTCTTCCGCGAGCCGCTGGAGCAGGCCGAGGCCGAGGGCAGGCTCGAGTTCCGCTTCCGGCACCGCGTCGACGAGCTCATCGTCGGCGACGAGGCGGGCGACAGGGGTGGCGTGGTCGGCGTGCGCGGCAGCATCCTCGCGGATACCGACCTGCCCCGCGGCGAGGCTTCCTCCCGCACGGTCGTGGGCGAGTTCGAGCTGCGCGGCGCCGCGGTGGTGATCGCAACCGGCGGCATCGGCGGCAACCTGGACAAGGTTCGCGCCATGTGGCCGCGCGAGCGCTGGGGCGAGTGCCCGAACGACATGGTCACCGGCGTACCCGCGCACGTGGACGGCCGCGGCATCGACATCGCGAGCGCGGCGGGCGCGCACCTAGTCAACACCGACCGCATGTGGCACTACCCCGAGGGCATGATGAACTGGGACCCGATCTGGCCAGGTCACGGCATCCGCATCATCCCCGGGCCGTCCTCGTTGTGGCTCGACGCCACCGGCCAGCGCCTGCCCACCAACCTCTTCCCCGGCTCCGACAACCTGGCCGCGCTCGCCCACATCGGCCGCACGGGGCACGGCTACTCGTGGTTCGTGCTGAATAAGGCGATCGCGGACAAGGAGTTCATCTTCTCCGGCAGCGAGCAGAACCCGGATCTGACGGACAGGTCCTTCAAGAAGCTCGCGGGCAAGGTCGGGCCCGGCACGCACGTGGCGGTCAAGGCGTTCATGGATCACGGCGAGGACTGGGTGCTGGCGGAAAACCTCGCCGACCTGGTCCGCGGCATGAACGAGCTCACCGGCGAGGGCCTCATCGACGAGGCCGCCTTGCGCGCGATAATCGAGGACCGCGACTCGCAGCTGGGCAACCCGTTTTCCAAGGACGCGCAGGTCAACTACATCCGCATCGCTCGCGGCTTCCTCGGAGACAAAATCGTGCGCACCGCCGCCCCGCACCGCCTGCTCGACCCCGCCAAGGGCCCGCTCATCGCCGTGCGCATCCGCGTGCTCACCCGCAAGACGCTCGGTGGCATCGAGACCGACCTCGACGGGCGCTGCCTTGACGCCGACGGCACCGTGCTCCCCGGGCTCTACGCCTGCGGCGAGGCGGCCGGCTTCGGCGGCGGCGGCATGCACGGCAAGAACGCGCTCGAGGGCACCTTCCTGGGCGGTTGCATCCACTCCGGAAAGCGCGTCGGCGAGGCGCTTGCCAGGTTGTAG
- a CDS encoding SLAC1 anion channel family protein produces MNDSATVQPIRNFPVQLFAGVMGLGGLSLAWRRAAAAWGFPAWTWQALLWLSCIAFVLVAGGYLAKLARFPQAVRADLTHPMRMVFVPTITISMLILAAGLADAAHGLASVLWWAGALGHLVATVYVIGAWFNRPDITRDAMTPAWLIPIVGNVVTPLAAPKVGDMGVAWFSFGVGVVFWLGLWPMLLNRVLVHDNPLPPKLAPTLTIFLAPPSMIALSWQALTGVEVDPVVVILHDAAVFLSLLLCAQLHKLVKLPFALPVLAYTFPSAALASITVAMAGATGSGFHTAVATIALAAATLITLGAVGRVAFAAVRGDIFRPE; encoded by the coding sequence GTGAACGACTCAGCCACAGTCCAGCCCATCCGCAACTTCCCCGTCCAGCTCTTCGCTGGCGTCATGGGCCTCGGCGGCCTGAGCCTCGCCTGGCGCCGCGCCGCCGCCGCGTGGGGGTTTCCCGCGTGGACCTGGCAGGCCCTGCTGTGGCTCAGCTGCATCGCGTTCGTGCTGGTCGCGGGCGGTTACCTGGCCAAGCTCGCCCGCTTCCCCCAGGCGGTGCGCGCGGACCTCACCCACCCCATGCGCATGGTCTTCGTTCCCACCATCACCATCTCCATGCTCATCCTCGCGGCGGGCCTCGCCGACGCCGCGCACGGGCTCGCGAGCGTGCTGTGGTGGGCCGGCGCGCTGGGGCACCTCGTCGCCACGGTCTACGTCATCGGCGCCTGGTTCAACCGCCCGGACATCACCCGGGACGCCATGACCCCCGCGTGGCTCATCCCGATAGTCGGTAACGTGGTCACGCCGCTGGCCGCCCCCAAGGTCGGCGACATGGGGGTGGCGTGGTTCTCCTTCGGCGTCGGCGTCGTCTTCTGGCTCGGCCTGTGGCCGATGCTGCTCAACCGGGTCCTGGTCCACGACAACCCGCTTCCCCCCAAGCTCGCGCCGACGCTCACCATCTTCCTGGCCCCGCCGTCGATGATCGCGTTGTCGTGGCAGGCGCTCACGGGCGTCGAGGTCGATCCGGTGGTGGTCATCCTTCACGACGCCGCCGTCTTCCTCTCCCTCCTGCTCTGCGCGCAGCTGCACAAGCTGGTGAAGCTGCCGTTCGCGCTACCGGTCCTGGCCTACACCTTCCCCTCCGCCGCGCTCGCCTCGATCACCGTCGCCATGGCCGGCGCCACCGGCTCCGGTTTCCACACCGCCGTCGCCACCATCGCCCTCGCCGCGGCGACCCTCATCACCCTGGGCGCGGTCGGCCGCGTTGCCTTCGCCGCGGTTCGGGGCGACATTTTCCGCCCCGAGTAG
- a CDS encoding helix-turn-helix transcriptional regulator — translation MDSIGDTARTRRKELLLTQSDLAELAMVSERFVRQLESGKPTVRLDKVSAVLAVLGLELAVVQHVPEALR, via the coding sequence GTGGACTCGATCGGGGATACGGCGCGTACGCGCCGAAAGGAGCTGCTCCTCACGCAGTCTGATCTCGCCGAGCTGGCGATGGTCTCGGAGAGGTTCGTGCGGCAGCTGGAATCGGGGAAACCCACGGTTCGCCTCGACAAGGTTTCTGCCGTCCTCGCGGTGTTGGGGCTGGAACTCGCCGTGGTGCAGCATGTCCCCGAGGCGCTGCGGTAG
- a CDS encoding TetR/AcrR family transcriptional regulator, with amino-acid sequence MARNSAYPQLLEAVIRLAHERETATITVTDIVREAGVTRPTFYAAFTDPANAFTHAAAEEITRAFASSPKPQATRQFTEDELAAFFAEVLAYVDGHRSFFQHVSQGPGAHDILKHLIAALSGRIADYSPAGLALQSGPLPAETTTEAVAAAVAWTTLSWVNESSPRRVQEMADILAGLVLRFSAPGGKE; translated from the coding sequence ATGGCAAGAAATTCCGCGTACCCGCAGCTCCTCGAGGCGGTCATCCGCCTCGCCCACGAGCGGGAGACCGCAACCATCACGGTGACCGACATCGTGAGGGAGGCGGGGGTCACCCGACCTACCTTTTATGCCGCCTTCACCGACCCGGCCAACGCCTTCACGCACGCGGCGGCCGAGGAGATCACGCGGGCGTTCGCCAGCTCCCCGAAGCCCCAGGCCACCCGCCAGTTCACCGAGGATGAGCTCGCGGCCTTCTTCGCCGAAGTGCTCGCTTACGTCGACGGCCACCGGTCCTTCTTTCAGCACGTCTCGCAAGGGCCCGGCGCGCACGACATCCTCAAGCACCTCATCGCCGCGCTGAGCGGACGCATCGCCGACTACTCACCCGCGGGATTGGCCCTGCAATCGGGCCCGCTACCAGCAGAGACAACCACAGAGGCCGTCGCGGCCGCCGTCGCCTGGACCACTCTCAGCTGGGTCAACGAGTCCTCGCCGCGCCGCGTGCAAGAGATGGCAGACATCCTCGCGGGACTCGTTCTGCGTTTTTCTGCTCCAGGAGGAAAGGAATGA
- a CDS encoding AbrB family transcriptional regulator: MPHPESRAPWSDVLRWLIVVPVSAGIGYVLDDLGIHAAWIVAGILASGAMALVSRRELPLNGAVERAARGVIGVLAGLSLVGVDYGSMLHFIVPGIVVALVTVGIGVGSGVLLSRHEKEVSVETGILGMLPGGSSTLPVIARDTGADYRLVALSQYLRLLIVSLTLPVVGGLTFGSPLDLSGHATNPQLAPTLVLIAIALIGPYIGKALHFPAPHIFAPLLITPLAALAFHDPSSIVLPEPVRIVALLTIGWMCGGGLSTRSLKLFGKQLPMTIACIAFTILACAASAWALMLVTGSTYFEAYLATSPGGLETVLALASEGAVGPIVVSLQIIRLITLLIIAGYLPTIIAVMRRFGR; this comes from the coding sequence ATGCCACACCCCGAATCCCGCGCCCCGTGGTCCGACGTCCTCCGGTGGCTCATCGTCGTGCCCGTCTCGGCCGGGATCGGCTACGTTCTCGACGACCTCGGCATCCACGCTGCTTGGATCGTGGCGGGCATCCTCGCCTCGGGCGCGATGGCGCTCGTCTCCCGGCGCGAGCTGCCGCTCAACGGCGCGGTCGAGCGCGCGGCCCGCGGCGTGATCGGCGTGCTCGCGGGACTTTCCCTCGTGGGCGTCGACTACGGCTCGATGCTGCACTTCATCGTGCCGGGCATCGTGGTCGCGCTGGTCACCGTGGGGATCGGGGTCGGCTCGGGCGTGCTGCTCTCGCGCCACGAGAAGGAGGTGAGCGTCGAGACGGGCATCCTCGGCATGCTCCCCGGCGGCTCCTCGACGCTGCCGGTCATCGCGCGCGACACGGGAGCGGACTACCGGCTCGTGGCACTCTCGCAGTACCTGCGGCTACTCATCGTCTCGCTCACGCTGCCCGTGGTCGGCGGGCTCACCTTCGGCAGCCCCCTCGATCTCAGCGGCCACGCCACGAACCCGCAGCTAGCGCCGACCCTCGTGCTCATCGCCATCGCGCTCATCGGCCCCTACATCGGCAAGGCGCTGCATTTCCCGGCACCCCACATCTTCGCCCCGCTTCTCATCACGCCGCTGGCCGCTCTCGCCTTCCACGACCCGAGCTCGATCGTGCTGCCGGAGCCGGTGCGGATCGTCGCGCTGCTCACCATCGGCTGGATGTGCGGCGGCGGGCTGTCGACCCGCTCGCTGAAGCTGTTCGGCAAGCAACTGCCGATGACCATCGCCTGCATCGCCTTCACCATCCTCGCGTGTGCCGCGTCGGCGTGGGCGCTCATGCTGGTCACGGGCTCGACCTACTTCGAGGCCTACCTGGCGACCAGCCCCGGCGGGCTGGAGACGGTCCTCGCGCTCGCCTCCGAGGGCGCGGTCGGCCCCATCGTGGTCAGCCTGCAGATCATCCGGCTCATCACCCTGCTCATCATCGCGGGCTACCTGCCCACGATCATCGCGGTCATGCGCCGTTTCGGCCGCTAG
- a CDS encoding plasmid pRiA4b ORF-3 family protein has translation MPTLRLRVELLDVPRPVVRILDIPVETTLHGLHLVLQKAFSWRDEQQHSFTLGPSRWVAESAGDELPEWGVTAGDLLESAEGELVYTYDFNDEWRHSIRLVGTDRRYRKRATLVRGHGTSPLEDCGGARAWASILRDIDRAAAGELAALENPEAYRATFGEICPLEVQRDFASFDEWEKSFAMPAVKKVDVVAEPKASASKRASGRLSEQPAFLDPAVAENLLGAADRRGVLHALGEYFGSPLLTAMIHRHEATVCTMLSDVHAKRVGRTLKGLLQILPGTVRSQETEAEAFEMVDEINPGWGNRETLVLLERMFCLVGLGEQEEPGIVFTVDARRALRLTDIEFTHHLAGRFRSLRGERFVTAVLAFLYIAHGDAAAARLAELRSRTRLEEHEQLFDDLGEGYFPRRRAYPLACDLVFDRIYAISEPLARVVPKEEDPHDPGIYVTNVALAAFARECLAGLEHGNLLPEELVAELS, from the coding sequence ATGCCCACTCTGCGCCTGCGAGTCGAGCTCCTCGACGTGCCCCGCCCAGTCGTTCGCATCCTAGACATCCCCGTGGAAACCACCCTCCACGGCCTCCACCTCGTGCTGCAAAAGGCGTTCTCGTGGCGCGACGAGCAGCAGCATTCCTTCACGCTGGGCCCGTCGCGCTGGGTCGCCGAGTCCGCAGGCGACGAGCTGCCCGAGTGGGGAGTTACCGCCGGTGACCTGCTCGAATCTGCCGAGGGCGAGCTGGTCTACACCTACGACTTCAATGATGAGTGGCGCCACAGCATCCGGCTCGTGGGCACCGACCGGCGCTACCGCAAGCGCGCGACGTTGGTCCGCGGGCACGGCACCTCGCCGCTGGAGGACTGCGGCGGCGCGCGGGCCTGGGCGTCCATCCTGCGGGACATCGATCGCGCGGCTGCGGGTGAGCTCGCCGCGCTGGAGAACCCCGAGGCCTACCGCGCCACCTTCGGTGAGATCTGCCCGCTCGAGGTCCAGCGCGACTTCGCCTCCTTCGACGAGTGGGAGAAGAGCTTCGCCATGCCCGCGGTGAAGAAGGTGGATGTGGTTGCGGAGCCGAAGGCGTCGGCAAGCAAGCGCGCAAGCGGAAGGCTCTCGGAGCAACCGGCGTTTCTGGATCCGGCGGTGGCGGAGAACCTGCTGGGGGCGGCCGACCGCCGCGGCGTGCTGCACGCGCTCGGCGAGTATTTCGGGAGTCCCCTGCTCACGGCCATGATTCACCGGCACGAGGCAACCGTTTGCACGATGCTTTCCGACGTTCACGCGAAGCGCGTGGGACGCACCCTCAAAGGGCTGCTGCAGATCCTGCCGGGCACGGTGCGATCCCAGGAGACCGAGGCCGAGGCGTTCGAGATGGTCGACGAGATCAATCCCGGCTGGGGCAATCGCGAGACGCTGGTCCTGCTCGAGAGGATGTTTTGCCTGGTCGGGCTGGGCGAGCAGGAGGAGCCGGGGATCGTCTTCACGGTGGACGCGCGCCGGGCGCTGCGGCTGACGGACATCGAGTTCACCCATCATCTCGCGGGGCGATTCCGCTCGCTGCGCGGCGAGCGCTTCGTGACCGCCGTGCTCGCCTTCCTCTATATCGCCCACGGGGACGCGGCGGCAGCGCGCCTGGCGGAGCTGCGCAGCCGCACCCGGCTGGAGGAGCACGAACAGCTCTTCGATGACCTCGGCGAAGGATACTTCCCCCGAAGGCGCGCCTACCCGCTCGCCTGCGACCTAGTCTTCGACCGGATCTACGCCATCTCCGAGCCGCTCGCGAGGGTGGTGCCAAAGGAGGAGGACCCGCACGATCCGGGGATTTACGTCACCAACGTGGCGCTGGCGGCGTTCGCGCGCGAGTGCCTGGCCGGGCTCGAGCACGGCAACCTTCTGCCTGAGGAGCTGGTGGCGGAGCTGAGCTAG
- a CDS encoding plasmid pRiA4b ORF-3 family protein → MPTLRLKAELVEAPRPVVRTLDVPVETTLYGLHLVLQAAFFWHDSHLHEFTQGERRWSPVPEEFEALPEAGVLLSELLHEIGDELTYTYDFGDNWRHRLTLVGTDRRARKRATLVDGQGAAPLEDCGGVGGWERVLDDIDLAAQGKFDKLANPAGYELTFGDDSPAAVHAHFASFGDVDRHWASVDVKKVDVAAEPEDPGSLENVNIAELVGAQIRDMVETQGLSYEEAIAMHNQRMQIRHLPELGEDLAFEQAAFEDPEVARRLYERAQERGVLGALGDYFGTPLLTEMIHRHETASAPTEEHLALIGGRMQDVLRAMTEKRSTTKVMRKVFAILGIGTDEEDIYWAWNQLEFLFVTSGVADARLNEFVVTEDTVKVLALDKPDFAREIAARIPGDQGEPYITAVLVLLLLAYGDDSMRSLGALRGHTPDEELAVFFSAIIDAYFPVAPGIDGEGQRAMEFFERFSLLREALHLVMPPVSHPFDPNSVREHPALVSFAKECLSSLDARWLLPFGVGESRYA, encoded by the coding sequence ATGCCTACCCTGCGCCTCAAAGCGGAGCTTGTCGAAGCGCCGCGACCCGTCGTCCGCACCCTTGACGTCCCAGTTGAGACCACACTTTACGGTCTCCACCTCGTGCTCCAAGCAGCCTTTTTCTGGCACGACAGCCACCTGCACGAGTTCACCCAAGGCGAGAGGCGCTGGTCGCCGGTGCCGGAGGAGTTCGAGGCGCTGCCCGAGGCGGGCGTCTTGCTCAGCGAGCTCCTGCACGAGATCGGCGACGAGCTCACCTACACCTACGACTTCGGCGACAATTGGCGGCATCGGCTCACGCTCGTCGGCACGGATCGGCGCGCGCGCAAGAGGGCCACGCTTGTCGACGGCCAAGGCGCCGCGCCCCTGGAGGACTGCGGCGGCGTGGGCGGCTGGGAACGCGTGCTCGACGACATCGATCTCGCAGCTCAGGGCAAGTTCGACAAGCTCGCCAACCCGGCCGGTTACGAGCTGACCTTCGGCGATGACAGCCCCGCCGCCGTGCATGCCCACTTCGCGTCGTTTGGCGACGTCGACCGCCACTGGGCGTCGGTCGACGTGAAGAAGGTCGACGTCGCCGCGGAGCCGGAGGACCCGGGCAGCCTCGAGAACGTCAACATAGCCGAGCTGGTCGGCGCGCAGATCCGCGACATGGTCGAAACCCAGGGCCTGTCGTACGAGGAGGCGATCGCGATGCACAACCAGCGCATGCAGATCCGCCACCTGCCCGAACTCGGCGAGGACCTTGCCTTCGAGCAGGCGGCCTTCGAGGACCCCGAGGTGGCGCGCCGGCTCTACGAGCGCGCCCAGGAGCGCGGGGTGCTCGGCGCGCTGGGCGACTACTTCGGCACTCCCCTGCTCACCGAGATGATCCACCGCCACGAGACCGCGTCCGCCCCCACCGAGGAGCACCTAGCACTCATCGGCGGCCGGATGCAGGACGTGCTCCGCGCCATGACGGAAAAGCGCTCGACGACGAAGGTCATGCGCAAGGTGTTTGCGATTCTGGGCATCGGCACGGACGAGGAGGACATCTACTGGGCGTGGAACCAGCTCGAGTTCCTGTTCGTCACCTCCGGCGTCGCCGACGCCCGACTCAACGAGTTCGTCGTCACCGAGGACACCGTCAAGGTGCTCGCCCTGGATAAGCCCGATTTCGCCAGGGAGATTGCCGCGCGGATCCCCGGCGACCAGGGCGAACCCTACATCACCGCGGTACTGGTGCTCCTGCTGCTGGCCTACGGCGACGACTCGATGCGCAGCCTCGGCGCGCTGCGCGGGCACACGCCCGATGAGGAGCTCGCCGTGTTCTTCTCCGCCATCATCGACGCCTACTTCCCCGTCGCGCCGGGCATCGACGGCGAAGGCCAGCGCGCAATGGAGTTCTTCGAGCGGTTCAGCCTGCTGCGGGAGGCGCTGCACCTCGTGATGCCTCCGGTGAGCCACCCCTTCGACCCCAACAGCGTCAGGGAGCACCCAGCGCTGGTGTCCTTTGCGAAGGAGTGCCTGAGCAGCCTCGACGCGCGGTGGCTGCTGCCGTTCGGGGTGGGCGAGAGCCGCTACGCGTAA